Proteins encoded together in one Marinobacter sp. Arc7-DN-1 window:
- a CDS encoding polysaccharide biosynthesis protein, whose product MFEKFLNLSRFNKRLVSVCADVFMLFFALWAAFSLRLDQQFWLPNQGQLIVSGLTVVFTIAVFVRLGLYRAVVRYLSDRAFITVISGVAISAITLILLGYWLEVQIPRSVPIIYGALAFIFVSGTRMSVRMLVHRPKHRNKQFVAIVGAGETGLQLANALEQGTEYHPSAFITFRKANHKALINGIPVYDISHIERAIKEHRIKRLLLALDADSGIDRKRLLKRLEPLSIPVQTVPTMSELVAGQARINDIRDLELEDLLGRDPVQPDNAQVAASLYGKAVMVTGAGGSIGSELCRQIILHRPTRLVLFEQSEFSLYSIERELQALNRIEGLGVEIHPLLGSVTHRRRCEIALRSFGVETVYHAAAYKHVPLVEHNIIEGVQNNVFGTFNVAEAAIAAGVKRFVLISTDKAVRPTNVMGASKRMAELVLQGLARRQSGTIFSMVRFGNVLGSSGSVVPLFRDQIRDGGPVTVTHPDIIRYFMTIPEASQLVLQAGSMGQGGEVFVLDMGEPVKIADLARKMIHLMGLMEKTDERPDGDIEIVFSGLRPGEKLFEELLIGDDPQGTAHPRIMMAREVSMAWDEVEQTLNRLMRASHEFDCQEVVETLKKAPTGFAPNGGVEDLVWCNGNELLVNEAKNADKVRRLPSA is encoded by the coding sequence ATGTTTGAAAAGTTCCTGAATTTATCTCGTTTTAACAAGCGCCTGGTGTCTGTTTGCGCCGATGTTTTCATGCTTTTTTTCGCGCTTTGGGCGGCCTTTTCGCTCAGGTTGGACCAGCAGTTCTGGTTGCCCAATCAGGGGCAGCTGATTGTTTCGGGACTTACCGTTGTATTTACTATCGCCGTTTTTGTGCGACTGGGCCTGTATCGGGCGGTGGTCCGATACCTGAGTGACCGCGCTTTTATAACGGTTATCTCCGGCGTCGCTATTTCCGCCATAACGCTTATTCTGCTTGGTTACTGGCTGGAGGTGCAGATACCTCGCTCTGTACCGATTATTTACGGTGCCCTGGCCTTTATCTTCGTGAGCGGCACGCGGATGTCTGTGCGGATGCTGGTGCATCGGCCTAAGCATCGCAACAAACAGTTTGTAGCGATTGTGGGTGCCGGTGAAACGGGGTTGCAGCTTGCGAATGCGCTGGAGCAGGGCACCGAATATCATCCGTCGGCCTTTATCACCTTTCGGAAAGCCAATCATAAGGCGTTGATAAATGGCATTCCGGTTTACGATATCAGTCATATTGAGCGTGCAATAAAGGAGCATCGGATCAAACGGCTGTTGCTGGCGCTGGATGCCGATTCCGGGATTGATCGCAAGCGGCTACTCAAAAGGCTGGAACCGCTGTCGATTCCGGTGCAAACGGTTCCCACCATGTCGGAACTGGTGGCCGGGCAGGCGCGAATTAACGATATCCGGGATCTGGAACTTGAAGATTTGCTGGGCCGTGATCCGGTTCAGCCGGATAACGCGCAGGTTGCTGCGAGCTTGTATGGTAAGGCCGTTATGGTCACCGGGGCTGGTGGTTCGATTGGCTCAGAGCTTTGTCGGCAGATTATTCTGCACCGTCCCACCCGACTGGTGTTATTTGAGCAGTCTGAATTCTCTCTTTACTCGATTGAGCGTGAGCTTCAGGCCTTGAATCGGATAGAAGGGCTGGGCGTTGAGATTCATCCGCTTTTGGGAAGCGTAACTCATCGCCGGCGTTGCGAAATCGCCCTGCGCAGCTTTGGGGTTGAGACGGTTTACCACGCGGCGGCCTACAAGCATGTGCCATTGGTTGAACACAACATTATTGAGGGTGTTCAAAACAACGTTTTTGGTACCTTCAATGTTGCAGAGGCCGCGATTGCCGCTGGGGTAAAGCGTTTTGTACTGATCTCGACCGATAAGGCGGTGCGCCCCACAAATGTGATGGGCGCTAGCAAGCGCATGGCCGAGCTGGTGCTTCAAGGGCTGGCGCGGAGACAGTCCGGTACAATCTTTTCCATGGTGCGTTTTGGTAATGTACTCGGCTCGTCTGGCTCCGTGGTTCCGTTGTTCCGGGACCAGATCCGCGATGGCGGCCCGGTAACGGTGACCCACCCGGATATTATCCGTTACTTCATGACGATTCCTGAGGCCAGCCAGCTGGTGCTTCAGGCGGGCAGCATGGGCCAGGGCGGTGAAGTGTTTGTACTGGATATGGGGGAGCCGGTGAAGATTGCTGACTTGGCTCGCAAGATGATTCACCTGATGGGGTTGATGGAGAAAACCGACGAGCGGCCTGATGGAGATATCGAGATAGTCTTCTCCGGGCTACGGCCGGGTGAAAAACTCTTTGAGGAACTATTGATTGGTGATGACCCCCAGGGCACGGCACATCCACGTATCATGATGGCCCGAGAAGTTTCCATGGCCTGGGATGAGGTGGAGCAGACCCTGAATCGATTGATGCGGGCCAGCCATGAGTTTGATTGCCAGGAGGTTGTGGAAACCTTGAAAAAAGCGCCCACCGGGTTTGCGCCCAATGGAGGTGTTGAGGATCTCGTTTGGTGTAATGGCAATGAGCTACTCGTGAACGAGGCAAAGAATGCGGACAAGGTCCGTCGGTTGCCATCGGCCTAG
- a CDS encoding Fic family protein gives MCPHWEWLPGMLEGLQCFLARTDPGEALVRAAVASFGFVFIHPLADGNGRISRFLVNDTLRRDGVVPEPFILPVSAAITSSAVRRAEYDRILERYSRPLMSAYRDAVDFTHERVAYADGIESGFVFNAYDEAAPVWRYPDLTEQAEYLFAIIRHTLEHEMHHQAAFQRAWYRTREAIKDWVEGPDEHIDRMIRAIRQHGRVSGKLMKEFPVLAQADLASELEQAVAEGFADLPDAQ, from the coding sequence ATGTGCCCGCACTGGGAATGGTTGCCAGGCATGCTGGAGGGGTTGCAGTGTTTTCTGGCGCGAACTGATCCGGGGGAGGCATTGGTGCGTGCTGCTGTGGCGAGTTTCGGGTTTGTCTTTATTCATCCGCTGGCGGATGGCAATGGGCGAATCTCCCGTTTTCTGGTGAATGATACCCTCCGCCGCGACGGTGTGGTGCCCGAGCCCTTCATTTTGCCGGTTTCGGCGGCGATAACGTCTTCGGCGGTGAGGCGGGCCGAGTATGACCGAATTCTTGAGCGCTACTCTCGGCCATTGATGTCGGCTTACCGTGATGCGGTCGATTTCACACATGAACGCGTGGCGTATGCAGATGGTATTGAATCCGGCTTTGTTTTTAATGCATATGACGAGGCGGCGCCTGTCTGGCGCTATCCGGACTTGACCGAACAAGCGGAATATCTGTTCGCGATCATTCGCCACACCCTGGAACACGAGATGCACCACCAGGCTGCCTTTCAGAGGGCTTGGTATCGCACACGCGAGGCGATCAAGGATTGGGTTGAAGGCCCTGACGAGCACATTGATCGGATGATCCGGGCGATACGCCAGCATGGCCGAGTTAGTGGCAAATTGATGAAGGAGTTTCCGGTGCTGGCGCAGGCCGACCTTGCATCTGAATTAGAGCAGGCCGTAGCCGAAGGTTTTGCCGATCTGCCGGATGCGCAGTAG
- a CDS encoding type II toxin-antitoxin system Phd/YefM family antitoxin, whose amino-acid sequence MTSPIYSEVTASVSELKKNPMATVRDGGGFPVAVLNRNKPAFYCVPADVYEAMLERLDDQNLADIVRERRSEPSVRVDLNEL is encoded by the coding sequence ATGACTAGCCCAATCTATTCAGAGGTTACTGCCAGCGTGTCAGAGCTTAAAAAGAACCCGATGGCGACAGTTCGTGATGGGGGTGGTTTCCCTGTGGCTGTGCTCAACCGGAACAAGCCTGCCTTTTATTGCGTGCCGGCTGATGTGTATGAGGCAATGTTGGAGCGACTGGATGACCAGAATCTTGCTGATATTGTGCGAGAGCGCCGCTCGGAGCCGAGCGTGCGGGTCGATCTGAATGAGCTCTGA
- a CDS encoding MBL fold metallo-hydrolase RNA specificity domain-containing protein encodes MGSDPNFTGANAAGISGPTGSDPSFTGSGSAGILIDCGLFQGQDEGRGASASDLAIDFPIDHIRALVVTHVHIDHVGRIPYLLAAGFDGPIICSEPSAIMLPEILEDALKIGFTRDRQLIERVLGLIRSRLVPIPYGQWHSVFSEDDCSLSVRLQRAGHILGSAYVECDARCGGAQERIVFSGDLGAPHAPLLPAPESPERADRLVIESTYGDKDHEDRATRRLRLKAILERALADGGTVLVPAFSIGRTQELLYEIESLIHEFGDSAVGAGVKMGSEERLKMGSDPVGSDPSFTWESLEIIVDSPLAAEFTRIYRDLKPFWDAEATELVKQGRHPLSFEQLTVINSHEDHLNAVDYLARSHRPCVVLAGSGMCAGGRVVNYLKAMLGDKRNDVLFVGYQAAGTPGRDILTFGPRGGWVELDGERYDIRARVHQVGGYSAHAGQSDLLRFVQGIPEAPSEIRVVHGDGGAKVAFRERLEMFFPQARVLIPGQFG; translated from the coding sequence ATGGGGTCAGACCCCAACTTCACTGGCGCCAACGCTGCCGGCATCTCTGGTCCCACGGGGTCAGACCCCAGCTTCACCGGCTCAGGCTCCGCAGGTATCCTCATAGACTGCGGTCTGTTCCAGGGCCAGGACGAAGGGCGGGGTGCTTCCGCTTCGGATCTCGCCATCGATTTCCCCATCGACCATATCCGGGCGCTGGTGGTCACCCATGTGCACATTGATCACGTGGGTCGCATTCCCTATCTGCTGGCGGCGGGTTTTGACGGGCCGATTATCTGCTCGGAGCCGTCGGCCATTATGTTGCCGGAGATTCTGGAAGATGCACTGAAGATCGGATTTACCCGGGACAGGCAGCTGATTGAGCGGGTTCTGGGGCTGATCCGTTCCCGGCTGGTTCCAATTCCCTATGGCCAGTGGCATTCGGTATTTTCCGAGGATGATTGTTCACTGTCGGTACGGTTGCAGAGGGCAGGGCATATTCTGGGCTCGGCCTATGTGGAGTGCGATGCCCGGTGTGGCGGTGCGCAAGAGCGCATTGTGTTCAGCGGCGATCTTGGCGCGCCCCATGCGCCGTTGCTTCCCGCGCCGGAGTCTCCGGAGCGGGCGGATCGGCTGGTGATTGAGAGCACCTATGGTGACAAAGACCATGAGGACAGGGCCACGCGGCGACTTCGGCTCAAGGCGATCCTGGAGAGGGCGTTGGCGGATGGTGGTACCGTGCTGGTGCCGGCGTTCAGTATCGGGCGGACTCAGGAATTACTCTACGAAATTGAGAGTTTGATTCATGAGTTTGGGGATAGTGCTGTCGGTGCGGGCGTGAAAATGGGGTCGGAGGAAAGGCTGAAAATGGGGTCTGACCCCGTGGGGTCAGACCCCTCCTTCACCTGGGAGTCGCTGGAAATCATTGTCGATTCGCCGCTCGCCGCAGAGTTCACGCGAATCTATCGAGACCTGAAGCCATTCTGGGACGCCGAAGCCACCGAACTGGTCAAACAGGGCCGGCACCCGCTGTCGTTCGAGCAGCTCACAGTCATCAATTCCCACGAAGACCACCTGAACGCGGTAGATTACCTGGCCCGGTCCCATCGCCCGTGTGTGGTTCTGGCGGGTTCCGGCATGTGCGCCGGTGGCCGTGTGGTGAATTACCTGAAGGCCATGCTTGGTGATAAACGCAATGATGTGTTGTTTGTGGGTTACCAGGCCGCCGGCACGCCCGGGCGGGATATTCTGACCTTTGGTCCTCGGGGTGGCTGGGTTGAGCTGGATGGCGAGCGCTATGACATCCGGGCCCGGGTTCATCAGGTTGGAGGCTATTCGGCCCATGCGGGGCAGAGTGATTTACTTCGATTTGTCCAGGGCATTCCTGAGGCGCCCTCGGAGATTCGGGTGGTACATGGGGATGGGGGTGCGAAAGTTGCGTTTCGGGAGAGGCTTGAGATGTTTTTCCCGCAAGCTCGGGTTTTGATTCCCGGCCAATTTGGTTAG